AGAAAGATAATAAAAGTGACCATAGAGGATGCTGAAGAAGCCGACAGGCTCTTTGAAATCCTCATGGGAAACGACCCATCAAGCAGAAGAGAATTCATAGAAAGGCACGCCCTGAAGGTAAAGGAACTCGACATCTGAGACCATGCGGTCTTTGAGGATCGTTTTGATGATACTTGTTGCGATGTATGTTCTGTTTTTTATGAAGACTTTTTCAAATCCTGGAGAAACAGTGATCGTTCCAGAAACGATTGCACACAATTTGATAGAAAATTTTAACATTTCCAGAAAAAGTATTATAATAGATTCGAGAAAAGTTGCTGGAATAGCCTTCAACGAGGAGAATTACTATTTGTGTTCTGACGATGGCAGTCTGGTTTCTTCTGTCTTGAACGAGGAGTTTTTCAGGCTTTACCCTTTGTTTTTAGAAGTGAAACTGGAAGGGTTGCAGCTTTCAGAGAAAGGAAAAGAGATCCTGAGTCTTTTGGAACCCGTTCTGAACAGTGGTCTTGTCTCGACCGTTTTCTTTGAGTCAAAAAAGGTGATTCTCATCAAAGGTGTTACGATTTCTTTCAGAGACTGGCGGGATTTTGTGAACAATTTCGAGATGTTGAAGTCGCAGATAGACTTTCTCGAACCAAGGAGTGAGTATTTTCTGACCGAGAGTGGTATCCTGATAAAAATAAGGGGTGATTGATTTGCCAAAAGCATCCTTCTTCACCTCCATAGATATAGGTTCCAGGTACATAAAGGGCCTGGTTCTTAGAAAACATGATCAAGAATGGGAAGCACTCGCTTACTCGAGTGTGAAGTCTAGAGGACTGGATGAGGGAGAGATAAAGGATGCCATAGCCTTCAAGGAATCTGTGAACACCCTTTTGAAAGAACTGGAAGAGCAGATTCAAAGATCTTTAAGAAGCGATTTCATCATATCTTTCAGTAATGTGAATTTCGAAAGAAAAGACGTTGTGTCGGAGAAGGATTTCGGAGAAGACAGGCGAGTGATAAACCTGGACATCCTCGGGGAG
This genomic window from Thermotoga sp. SG1 contains:
- a CDS encoding DUF4894 domain-containing protein, which translates into the protein MILVAMYVLFFMKTFSNPGETVIVPETIAHNLIENFNISRKSIIIDSRKVAGIAFNEENYYLCSDDGSLVSSVLNEEFFRLYPLFLEVKLEGLQLSEKGKEILSLLEPVLNSGLVSTVFFESKKVILIKGVTISFRDWRDFVNNFEMLKSQIDFLEPRSEYFLTESGILIKIRGD